Proteins found in one Sporosarcina sp. FSL K6-3457 genomic segment:
- a CDS encoding VWA domain-containing protein, protein MKHYIVLAALAVLLAGCTKNEEMETEKVLADETQIEGNQIEEQIEEQIEEPSVASIIVRELEKVKEAKTAEELAEIPTGILTQDFSIERETSMWVGRTVPDDIVSQFLEEMEVLTSEVSDPDIIFSSLLYYLGSPQYEYAVGRLLNYHPNFDEPLLPEPYEETESGEQEAAPSKAIILLDASSSMLLNANGRLKMDTAKSAVRSFASTMGIESAVSLYVYGHAGTQNRADKELSCGTIDEVYPLGEYDQSEFNDAVNAVLAKGWTPLAGAIKQVREDHQSTLDDITVYIVSDGAETCDGDPVAEALAFADGNPERHVNIIGFQVDQQAESQLKAVAEAGNGTYIAADTLDEMTSQITKIWLPSGMDIVSLQYASANLGGWPLTMAQSEASDYAQVAKSVVGVEKRRLLGAASLLAKKEMIDENVEEELINRIEQHAEQYLAIISDLREEKRKLVTDESDRIQQKIDDYITRMNELKKENGQLF, encoded by the coding sequence ATGAAGCACTACATAGTTCTAGCAGCACTCGCTGTTTTATTGGCGGGATGTACCAAGAATGAAGAAATGGAAACTGAAAAAGTTTTGGCTGATGAAACGCAGATTGAGGGAAATCAGATAGAGGAGCAAATAGAAGAACAAATAGAAGAGCCGTCGGTAGCCTCTATTATCGTCCGTGAATTGGAAAAGGTGAAAGAGGCGAAAACCGCAGAAGAATTAGCGGAGATTCCAACGGGGATATTGACGCAAGATTTTTCTATAGAAAGGGAAACATCGATGTGGGTGGGGAGGACAGTACCTGATGATATTGTGAGCCAGTTCCTCGAAGAAATGGAAGTGTTGACGTCAGAAGTAAGTGATCCCGACATCATTTTCAGTTCGCTTCTTTACTATTTGGGAAGTCCGCAATATGAATATGCTGTCGGAAGGCTTTTGAATTATCATCCAAATTTCGATGAACCACTTCTTCCTGAACCATATGAAGAGACGGAATCTGGGGAACAGGAAGCCGCCCCATCAAAAGCAATCATACTGCTAGATGCTAGTTCGAGTATGTTATTGAATGCGAATGGTAGATTAAAGATGGATACAGCCAAAAGTGCGGTAAGAAGTTTTGCGTCAACAATGGGAATTGAAAGTGCTGTATCGCTTTATGTTTACGGCCATGCCGGGACACAGAATCGGGCGGATAAAGAATTATCATGCGGTACGATTGATGAAGTGTATCCGTTAGGAGAGTATGATCAATCGGAATTTAACGATGCAGTCAACGCGGTCTTGGCGAAAGGATGGACACCTTTAGCGGGGGCAATCAAGCAGGTTCGCGAAGATCATCAATCGACTTTGGACGATATTACCGTCTATATTGTCAGTGATGGGGCGGAAACATGCGACGGTGATCCTGTAGCGGAAGCACTTGCGTTTGCAGACGGAAATCCTGAGCGTCACGTAAATATCATTGGATTCCAAGTGGATCAGCAGGCGGAATCGCAACTAAAAGCAGTAGCTGAAGCAGGAAACGGAACGTATATCGCCGCCGATACGCTTGATGAAATGACGTCTCAAATTACAAAGATATGGCTACCATCGGGTATGGATATTGTATCGCTTCAGTATGCCTCGGCTAATCTTGGGGGATGGCCACTTACGATGGCACAGTCAGAGGCTTCAGATTACGCGCAAGTGGCTAAATCTGTAGTTGGAGTAGAAAAACGCCGTCTTTTGGGGGCGGCAAGTTTGCTCGCTAAAAAAGAAATGATTGATGAAAATGTAGAAGAAGAATTGATCAATAGGATAGAACAGCACGCTGAACAGTACTTAGCCATCATAAGTGATTTGAGGGAGGAAAAAAGGAAACTTGTCACTGATGAATCCGACCGAATTCAACAGAAGATAGATGACTATATCACTAGAATGAATGAATTGAAGAAGGAAAATGGGCAGCTTTTTTGA
- a CDS encoding vWA domain-containing protein: MLNSKRKVIPLLAVLFLIIAGCQSTKEKENHSEPKNEPIETKETIDLVDVVVDETENKKIETKFILETKPLPQTLQEVVEYPVGEYASEAGDVADGDMDTIINQIPDLPEDATEEELVKLLETLYSLFKMEYEDPMTLLSSNGITSGPDGEGNTQPEKASYNVIIALDASGSMANKIGSKTRMNLAKEAIEGFVSKLPKEANVGLRVYGHQGTGTSADKALSCASNELVYPIQPYGENELKTALDAFNPAGWTPLASAIEEAQKDLQPYQGENNQNVIYVVSDGVETCGGDPVKAAALLKDANIAPVVHIIGFDVASKEQQQLKDVAEAAGGTYTNAKDHKQLQSEFDKTLQSSEEWFNWWTEERGKLVSDKFDERDRVVQHNQSWKSMNRYESYKIQDVLFELSYREKISPGQRTTLMDMRNKYYWDMADKADDMYKILMSESYSDYDEMKKEINRIYYESVSN; the protein is encoded by the coding sequence ATGCTGAATTCAAAAAGAAAAGTGATACCATTATTAGCCGTATTATTTCTAATAATAGCAGGTTGTCAATCGACAAAAGAAAAAGAAAATCATAGTGAACCGAAGAATGAACCAATTGAAACAAAAGAAACAATTGATCTAGTTGATGTGGTAGTAGATGAAACAGAAAATAAAAAGATAGAAACAAAGTTCATATTGGAAACAAAACCGCTTCCTCAGACGTTGCAGGAAGTTGTTGAGTATCCCGTAGGGGAATATGCCTCAGAGGCTGGCGATGTTGCTGACGGTGATATGGATACAATCATAAATCAAATTCCTGATTTGCCCGAAGATGCAACCGAAGAAGAGTTAGTGAAGTTATTGGAAACTCTTTATTCTCTGTTCAAGATGGAATATGAAGATCCCATGACACTTCTGAGTTCAAATGGAATTACTAGCGGGCCTGATGGTGAGGGAAATACCCAACCTGAAAAAGCTTCGTATAATGTGATAATTGCGCTAGATGCAAGTGGAAGCATGGCCAATAAGATTGGTTCTAAGACACGAATGAACCTTGCGAAAGAAGCAATTGAAGGGTTTGTATCAAAGCTACCCAAAGAAGCAAATGTCGGGCTAAGGGTGTATGGACATCAGGGCACGGGCACTTCGGCAGACAAAGCGTTGTCATGTGCATCAAATGAACTTGTCTATCCAATCCAGCCGTATGGCGAAAACGAATTAAAGACGGCACTTGATGCCTTTAACCCAGCTGGCTGGACACCGTTAGCTAGTGCAATCGAAGAAGCACAGAAAGATTTACAACCCTATCAAGGGGAAAATAATCAAAATGTGATTTATGTCGTCAGTGACGGTGTTGAAACATGTGGTGGGGATCCAGTTAAAGCAGCAGCCCTTTTAAAAGACGCGAATATTGCACCAGTTGTCCATATCATCGGCTTTGATGTGGCAAGCAAGGAACAGCAACAGTTGAAGGACGTAGCAGAAGCGGCAGGCGGTACCTATACGAATGCAAAAGATCATAAACAGCTTCAAAGTGAATTTGATAAAACACTTCAAAGTTCTGAAGAATGGTTTAATTGGTGGACTGAAGAAAGAGGGAAATTGGTTAGTGATAAATTTGATGAACGTGATCGAGTCGTTCAACATAATCAGTCATGGAAATCAATGAATAGGTATGAATCTTACAAAATTCAAGATGTGCTCTTTGAGTTAAGCTATAGAGAAAAGATTAGCCCAGGACAACGAACAACATTGATGGATATGCGTAACAAATATTATTGGGACATGGCTGATAAAGCAGATGATATGTATAAAATACTCATGTCGGAATCTTATAGTGATTATGATGAGATGAAAAAAGAAATTAATCGAATATATTATGAAAGTGTCTCCAATTAA
- a CDS encoding IDEAL domain-containing protein, with product MENNYSYAEFLKAVGKNSSTLQSEKLLNDIYMDLFLNHIHRQQTKERLMGLIDLSLDCRDEQAFLRHTESLLKLEEVN from the coding sequence ATGGAAAATAATTATTCATATGCAGAGTTTTTGAAAGCTGTTGGAAAAAATAGTTCTACACTCCAATCGGAAAAACTATTGAATGACATTTACATGGACCTATTCCTAAACCATATTCACCGACAACAAACAAAGGAACGGCTCATGGGACTGATTGACTTGTCGCTGGATTGTCGTGACGAACAGGCATTTCTTCGACATACGGAAAGCCTCCTAAAATTAGAAGAAGTAAATTGA